In Pseudomonas sp. P5_109, the genomic window AAACCCTGGCCGCGGTGAAAACCTGGGACATGGGCGACATCATTGCCGCCGAAGGCACCCTGGCCCGTTCCGGCAAGGGCGACCTGTACGTTGAAATGACCAACGTGCGCCTGCTGACCAAATCCCTGCGCCCGCTGCCGGACAAGCACCACGGCCTGACCGACACCGAGCAGCGCTATCGCCAGCGCTACGTTGACCTGATCGTCAACGAAGACGTGCGCCAGACTTTCCGCGTGCGTTCGCAAGTCATCGCGCACATCCGCAGCTTCCTGATGCAGCGTGACTTCCTGGAAGTGGAAACGCCGATGCTGCAGACCATTCCTGGCGGCGCGGCAGCCAAGCCGTTCGAGACTCACCACAACGCCCTGGACATGGGCATGTTCTTGCGCATTGCGCCGGAGTTGTACCTCAAGCGGCTTGTTGTCGGCGGCTTCGAGAAAGTGTTCGAGATCAACCGCAACTTCCGTAACGAGGGCGTTTCGACTCGTCACAACCCTGAATTCACCATGTTGGAGTTCTACCAAGCCTACGCCGACTACGAAGACAACATGGACCTGACCGAAGAGCTGTTCCGCGAACTGGCTCAGCTGGTTCTGGGCAGCACCGACGTGCCATACGGCGACAAGGTGTTCCACTTCGGCGAGCCGTTCGTGCGTCTGTCGGTGTTCGACTCGATCCTCAAGTACAACCCCGAGCTGACCGCTGACGACCTGAACGACATCGACAAGGCCCGCGCCATCGCGAAGAAGGCCGGGGCCAAGGTGCTGGGCTTCGAAGGCCTGGGCAAACTGCAGGTGATGATTTTCGAAGAGCTGGTCGAGCACAAGCTGGAGCAGCCGCACTTCATTACCCAGTACCCGTTCGAAGTGTCGCCGCTGGCCCGTCGCAACGACGACAACCCGAACGTCACCGACCGCTTCGAGCTGTTCATCGGTGGTCGTGAAATCGCCAACGCCTACTCCGAGTTGAACGACGCGGAAGACCAGGCCGAGCGCTTCATGGCCCAGGTGGCCGACAAGGACGCTGGCGACGACGAAGCCATGCACTACGACGCCGACTTCGTGCGTGCGCTGGAGTACGGCATGCCGCCAACGGCGGGTGAAGGCATCGGCATCGACCGTCTGGTGATGCTGCTGACCAACTCCCCGTCGATCCGCGACGTGATCCTGTTCCCGCACATGCGGCCGCAAGCGTAAGTGTTTCAAATAAAAAGCCGCCTTTGAGGCGGCTTTTTATTGCCTGTCTGGTACAAACGTATCAACTTGTTACTTTCATCTGAGAGGAAATACCTGTCGTGATTCGTGCAATAGCTCAAGAAGGTGCAGCGGGTATCGCCACTGCGGTCGCTGAAA contains:
- the lysS gene encoding lysine--tRNA ligase gives rise to the protein MSDQELDPQALQQEENSLIALRKEKLAAERAKGNAFPNDFRRENYCEQLQKRYADKTKEELAEAAIPVKVAGRIMLNRGSFMVIQDMTGRIQVYVNRKTLSEETLAAVKTWDMGDIIAAEGTLARSGKGDLYVEMTNVRLLTKSLRPLPDKHHGLTDTEQRYRQRYVDLIVNEDVRQTFRVRSQVIAHIRSFLMQRDFLEVETPMLQTIPGGAAAKPFETHHNALDMGMFLRIAPELYLKRLVVGGFEKVFEINRNFRNEGVSTRHNPEFTMLEFYQAYADYEDNMDLTEELFRELAQLVLGSTDVPYGDKVFHFGEPFVRLSVFDSILKYNPELTADDLNDIDKARAIAKKAGAKVLGFEGLGKLQVMIFEELVEHKLEQPHFITQYPFEVSPLARRNDDNPNVTDRFELFIGGREIANAYSELNDAEDQAERFMAQVADKDAGDDEAMHYDADFVRALEYGMPPTAGEGIGIDRLVMLLTNSPSIRDVILFPHMRPQA